The Fibrobacter sp. sequence GGAGGGAAGAAACCTAGGCTTGACAGCAATAGGCGTTTCCTTGATTTTCTGTGGAACACCAAGAACAATGCGTACAACGGAGCGTATCTGCAGAAGAAGGAAAACCAGGGCCTTGTTCGTTATCTTCAGCAAATTTGCAACGAGGCGATTCACCTTCGCAATTCTCTCTCGCAGCAGTACATCTACGTGGTCTATCGACTGGTTCGTCGCTATGGGCATAAGAACCAGGAATATCTTGATCTTGTCCAAGAAGCATTCACAGGATTACTTCGTGCAGTGGACACTTTTGATGTAACCTTCGGTGTTCCCTTTGAAGCGTACGCTACGACATGGATCCGAAAATACTTGAGCCGGCTAGTGGTGTACAACAGTGAAGTTGTCCGTATTCCTGAAAGTCAGGGAAAAAATTCTCGCATGCAAAAAGTTGTTCCAGTGACGAATGTTGTTGAACTGTCTGATGGAATGGATGACGTAACCGACGAATCGGAAAATTACGAACAACATTTTATTAAAACGAATACGGAAGATTACTTGAATGAATGTGTAGATTCGTTGGATTATAAACAACGTAGCGTAATACGTACAAGGTATTTCACGGACGTTAGGAAAAATCAGTCGCTGGAGAAAGTGGGAAATAGTTGTGGCTTGTCCAGGGAACGTGCCCGCCAATTGGAGAGGGGAGCCCTGCAGACACTGGAAAAGAAAATGGAAAATCCTATACGCAATTAGTGTAAATTC is a genomic window containing:
- a CDS encoding sigma-70 family RNA polymerase sigma factor; translated protein: MDIREMGQGKSFARLQTLREEIIDIGIYLETGGKKPRLDSNRRFLDFLWNTKNNAYNGAYLQKKENQGLVRYLQQICNEAIHLRNSLSQQYIYVVYRLVRRYGHKNQEYLDLVQEAFTGLLRAVDTFDVTFGVPFEAYATTWIRKYLSRLVVYNSEVVRIPESQGKNSRMQKVVPVTNVVELSDGMDDVTDESENYEQHFIKTNTEDYLNECVDSLDYKQRSVIRTRYFTDVRKNQSLEKVGNSCGLSRERARQLERGALQTLEKKMENPIRN